The genomic region TGGATCTCCATGTCAGAAATATTAGATTCGACCTCAGACACCAAATCACTGACAGAAGATATATATCTTCTATCAGCCTGAGAGTTTAACTGAGAAAGCCAGAGAAGAGCAGAAGCAGGAGACGAAGTGACGATAATAAAAGAGCAGAGTTTATTGAATAATTTTAGTTGCGTAAGTTTCAATGCCCAGAGTTCATCTGGATGTTTCAATGCTCAATGCTCTGGCTTTGTCTGACCAACAAGTGTTATTATACCAAGGGAAAAACTGCTTCACAACATCGTCCAGTGACGTTAAAAAACTCGAAATGGAGACATTCATCTCCTACTCGTGAAGACAAACATCCCTTCAAACCACAATCATAATCAcaattatgataataatatatagtaatataaaatataaaaaagtatatagtaatataaaatataaaattcataAACAAATGAATGACAACTATATAAATGACTAATGATTATAAGattaaatcatattaaaaaaatagtgTAAAAAGAAAACAGATGTATGGTTGGCTctcttaaaataacaaaaacacgGGTTGTTATTTATGGAGGACCACAAGTGTCacggaaataataataaagcgcatcattaattattaactaattgtacaataaaaatgtgcattagtaaatgtttgcaaaaaataattaatctaaaaataaatagattaaattgcaaagtaattcattattttatttttcattattttattttttaatggccAATGGCCAATAAAAGCAGTaattaatctatttatttttagattaattaattattttttaggtaaacacatttactaatgcacatttttattgtacaattagttattaattaatCCTATGCTTTTTTACTATTTCCGTGACACTTATGGTCCTCCATAGTTATTGAGAATCCTTAGATCCTTCACATACTACATTGAAATATCTCATATTAAATCAGATTTGATTCTGAATGCATGTGGTGTAACATAAATGCAGGTTCAATCCCAGTATTTGGTGTAGTTAGCGTGGCTCTACAGCACCTGGTTGCGGTCTCGTGCGTTGGCGTAGCGGAACCTCTGGATGTAGTAGAAGACCAGCCAGGCGAGAGAGATGATCATCAGGACGATGAAGGAGATGGAGACGAACACCACTGAGGTGCGGCTGACGTACTTCTGCAGGTTCCGCGTGCCGATGGTGATGTGCATGGCCACGGTTATGTTCTTCTCCAACAGGGCCACGATCTCACGACCTTTGGGCTCGGGAATCATGATAGCCACCACGTCGCCGGTACCTACAGGAATGATGTTGGGTTCAAAGCTCAAATGATTCACTCAAAATAACAGTAGAGGCACAGAGATGACATACTTCAATGTATAAACACACCAACAGTCATGGTTGTTGGCTATTGCACTGTCAAACACAATCCTTGATCATTAATGTCAAATctacactcttagaagaaagGGTTCTATGTAGAATctcgtcaggcgcttcatatgtagaaccttttATGAGTTCAACATTCAAACCATTAAACATCATGCAATCATTTAaggaaaaggtgtgactgcagtctaatGCTGCGTTCTCGCCATGTTGTAATTACTGTaacgattctgaactgcctcaGGGGTACGCCACTCTAAAAAGATAAGGAACCACCGATTTAAGTCATTTCTCATTTCTAATGTAGAACATTTTTTTGGCATGAAGGGTTCTTTAAAATGGAGTCAAGAACCATGGGTTATATATCTATATAGAACCCACTGAACCTTTTTTTCCCGAAGCGTGTAGTTAAGCTCTACTCTAGATTCTGATTGAACCTCTTGATCTCTAAAAATCTCTGGAAAAGCCTCCGCTTGCATTTCCTGATCAGATCTGCAAACTTAATGTAATTGAATTAGGGGTGTGCACGAATAGTTGAATATTCGatctgtaattattattattcgaaaaataaaaatactattcaattagttactattattattggttaaaattactattcaattcaattttacTACATTGCTTTGCAGGccgtaaatgcagtgaatccatATTAAATCCCAAgcattaaaactaaaactcaCAGTTATAATTAAAAGCACTGGGTGGCGCTGTGGAGCATGTTAACAAGTTGATTGTATTTTATCACATATATAtccttctatccatccatccatccatccgtctgtctgtctatccatcaatctgtctatccatccatccatccatccatccatctcgttgtctatccatccatctgtctgtccatcaatctgtccatccatccatccattcatctcttTGTCTATCATcaatctgtctatccatccgtctgtctatccatccatcagtctgtcaatccatccatccatccgtccgtcttatctatccatctatccatccgtcttatccatccatccgactagtatccatccatccgtctgttatccatccatccatccatctgtccgtctatccatccatccgtcttaTCCGTCCGtcttatccatccatccgtctatcatccatccatccatccatccgtctgttatccatccatcctccatctgtccgtctatccatccgtccgtccgtctatccatccatccgtccgtccgtctatccatccatccatccatccgtcttatccatccatctgttatccatccatccatctgtctatcatccatctgtctgtccatcaatctgtcaatccatccatccatcaatctgtctatccatccatcaatctgtcaatccatccatccatctttttgTCTATCAATTtgtctatccatccgtctgtctatccatccatcaatctatctatccatccatccgtctatccatcaatctgtcaatccatcaatccatcttTTTGTCTATCTTCAAtttgtctatccatccatcaatctgtGCGTCCATCCATCTCTTTGTCAATaaatctgtctatccatccatctgtccgttcatccatccatccatctgtccgtcttatccatccatcctatccatccatccatccgtctgttatccatccatccgtttgtctatccatccatccatctttttgTCTATCATCAAtttgtctatccatccatcaatctgtctatccatcaatctgtccatccatccatccatctctctgtccgtccatccgtctTATCCATCTGTCTagtatccatccatctatccgtccatcATTCTTTCAAAAGCAATTGCAACGAATAGAGTGAATTTGTAAACCTACATTACAATTTCATAAtatatggttttttttttttactgaattgGGCAATTCCATCCATTGAAATATTTAAGTGGTTagatatttatgcatttaaactATATTTTTGTGTCTCTTGCTTGTTTCAAGGAGGTTTTTCAATGTATGTCTTCTGTACCATTCTTTTAAAGTCGGTAGGACATATGTGTCATCATCTAATATTTACCATATGAAACTGAAGACTTTACACATCTCAGCTAAGCTCAGCAAACCAGTCTCTCTGGATTCAACTTTCTGTTTGCATCTGAGAAAGCCAGTCATTTCATCCTCAAGATCAGGACCAGCTGGACTGAACTGTAACACAGGCCAAATGGTGCTTAGGCTGTTCAAGTATGGTAAACATTAACATCTCAAGTGTAAACTGAAGGATCCAGAAGGGTTGATTGCTGATGTACTTGTAATGCTCATGAGTAAAAGAGCTGCCCACATCAGCATCATTTCACATGATTTCCACATTATAAATGTTGCTCATTTTCATTActccaaaaataaaatgataaagtaTGCATTTGATCAATGATGAGAACCAGCCCTCTCTATTTACAGACAGAGAGTTGGGTGAGCGGTCGATGTCATAGGTCAAATTTGCTCTTTTCTACTTTGGAAGGACTTACCCGTTTCAAATATTATTTCTAAGGATGACACTATTATGCTCacattgaaaatgtattaattaaaggATTACATTTTACACAATCTTATAAAAAAGGATGCACTGGCTAAATAGAGGTGAAAAAGAGTTCAGTAGAGAGGTTTTTGGGATGTTGTGtgcaaattattttataaacaaTTATACCACTAACTCTCAAAAACCACACAGCACTCATGAAACAAAAGGCCAAGAGACAGGAAAACAGTAGGGAAGTGAGAAAGTCAGAATGACATGACTATCAGATCTGCAAAATGCAAGGAGGGATTCTTGTGGTTTAAATGGTTTGAGCAATCTTACAACTCCCACTATCCTGCTAATGTcacaacacaaataaaaatacacaggAACAAGATCTTTGACAAAACACAAGTGTCCACTCTTCATCTCACAGAACGAACATTTTAAGTTCACCATAATCAGGCATTTAGAGTTAATCCAATATAGTGTTGAACTATAATATCAGCAGCTAAACTATAAGAGTGATTTGCTACTTTGAGAAGGACATCcacccccggctcttaatgcatcgtgtttccttctggagcatcagtgaatgtttgaaccttttttaatagttgtgtttgagtccctcaattgtcctcagtgtgaaaagatggatctcaaaatcatacagtcactgctggaaggGCTTCAAATACGCaaaagatgctgaaaaatcaaagaatctgcaggacccggaggatttttctgaagaaaagagctcagtttaactgttcagaacaaacaagggacttcTTTTAAgtaaaacatcttttatgtaaaatatcttactcaatacagtactaaataaaaaaataacatggatccctcttattttgttaaaattattcacattttcgcagattctgcaaggggttcaccaACTTTAAAGCAGCACTGTATatcaaaaattcatttttgtgagtggatatgcattgctaagaacttcgtttggacaactttaaaggcgattttatCAATATTCTCAATaacctcagattccagattttcaaatagttgtatcgcggccaaatattgtcatatcctaacaaaccatacatcattggaaagcatatttattcagctttcagatgacgTATCTCGAACGCGCCGTTTATTTCCCGTTTcgatgaagcccctccttctgtaACACGAAccgcgctgtgattggttagCTGACCCAGCGTGCTGTGCATGCACAGACTTTGCAAGCATGGATTTCACAGGAGGTTTCAGAGTggtatgcttttttttctctctctttttttaatttaaatgtaattttagttATGATGTTATACACCATTTAATCATGATATTTGTCAGAAAACAGTGATCGATCACAAAACCATGGTTAAGGGCGGTGAACAATCTTACatacagttgtggtcagaattattggcacccctggtaaatatgaccaaagatgactataaaaataaatctgcattgtttatccttttgatctttaattcataaaattagcaaaattctaacctttcattgaagaaaaagaattgaaagtgggggaaaataaatttattaaaaataattcatttattatgaaataaatgtttttctccaaaacacgttggctacaattattggcacccctagaattttttatgagtaaaatatctctgaagtatattcccactgatatttaaattattttagcacaccagggtgatcatgaacatgaaattgtccagccatgacttcctgttccacaggagtataaacatgaggaaacacaaaggccaaattcccttaatcattcatcgcagtgagtaaaaccaaagaatatagttctgatgtgcagcaaaagattgttgagcttcacaaaatagaaagtggctgtaagaaaatagctaaagcattgataatccccatttccaccatcagggcaataattaagaagttcaaATTAACTAAAGACGTTACAAATCTgtctggaagaggacgtgtgtctaaatcatcctaatgtgaagtgtggaggaaagtttgagtggccaaagactctccaaggatcacagctggagaactgCAGAGattagaaagcctaaaaaaattatcaaacagcactCACATCcaagttgtttgggagggtttcaagaaaaatcctctgctctcatccagaaacaatctccagcatattcagttgtcagacacgactggaacttcaaacgggaccagcttctatggtcagatgaaactaaaagaagagctttttggcagcaaacccaccagatgggtttggtgcacacatggataaaaagtaccccatgcccacggttaaatatactgctggatctttaatgttgtgggcctatttttctgctggaggtcctggacatcttgttcagatacatggtatcatggattctagcaaataccaacagataaaaaatctaaacctgaccgcttctgctagaaatccaataatgggcagtggttggatcttccatcaggacaatgatccaaaacaaacatcaaaaccaacataaaaatgtgtcgctgagcacaaaatgaagcttctgccatggccatcccagtcccctgacctgaaccctaaagaaaatgtttttatttacatcGTATCAACAACATAAAACTTATAATTGGAACTATTAATAGaaatttttgtaacatttcagatggttttatgctcaaacagcaacattacacactaactaaagctGAAAAAGTGAAGCAGCATAATtaggacccctttaatattttttcttgcaAGTTTAGGTTGCCATTTTGCGGCCTGGACATGTTCCATTGCTGAGAAAGCATAACACAAACATGAAGAAATCTGCTGCGACTGCAAAACACGTTGAGTAATCATGCTGTAAACATCTGCTGCTTCAGATGATCTGAGTTAAGACAATAAAAATATGCCTGTATATCAATATGTTCCCTTTCTTGTAATAAATCACTGAGTATGAATGTCGTTAATGTGTGATGTCTTTGTTTTCTTAGCATTATGGTTAtgaaaaattagatttttttttttgcattacaaCAATAACAAGTGAAgacttaaaggtgatagagaggattttttcgtcgactgagaatccaaagactgttactgagtttttgaaatgagcacatgcgtaagaacaacccccctccttcacaacacatttcaaaggaacgcctcccaaaactcgtaaacactcgtactggaacacgagtgtttaccaccggcattcgctgtgtcgtgttttttggattcattatgtcggactcaccgcaggtaactcataatctgcagttgttactcctgtctcctgacaaaaacattgcatgtggcgcctgtggagtgtggaaagttactggagagcgcagccgcgcacgtctctcacaaggaacgtcacggcagtgattgacaagccagagggccaatcgtttacgcgatgatcgcataaacgattggctgatgtttttaaggccctacctcgtgcacagatgatgtatattaatattattactttcagtgcacctaataaattgtcttttatcagttagtaaagacagtttcaagtaatattgcaaaaatgtataaaacaaaacatcctctttagcacctttaagatgcaaaagcctctaagtgccatctgaaattttcttataaaatgagcatttttatcaagcttgtatgtttatgttatgtttaattgccattaaagtgaaattactgaacctaaacatacgagcttgataaaaatgcttttgcatctgaagtcttcaaagTGCTTATTGTCacaaaaaagtgttaaaaatgcaaaaaaactaataaataatagtGAAATCTTAATGcaaaatcttttttcttttacccTCGAGGTGAAGTATGGACATGGTTCATAGGTTATATGATGCAAAGATAAACATTTTAGAGGAAAAATTTTGCATAGTAAATGTACCATGCAAATTCATAATCTCAAGAGTTATTTCCTCATCAGGATACAGTGCATGAAATATGTTAACTATTAATAGTGTGAACATCATACATTATGGATCATTGGTCATAATCACATGTTGGTGCAGTGGTGCGATAGCCTGGTTATACATTAGAGGAATAATTGAACCTCAAAGGACAATTTTATCCTTCATTCACTCAGATGAGAGTGTCTTTATTATGTGGGACATAAAGTTGATTTTCATATACTGTACAATGAAAGTGCCTCATAAACTTGTGATACAGAGCACATCTTGTACTTTTAGCATATGTTAATGGTTGAGAGAGGAAAGAAAAGAGAGTTGTGTCCTCTTACCGTGATGTGGCATGGTAATGGTGTCATTGGAGTTGCTGGAGCCCACATTGAAGATGACCACAGCTGATGCATTGAGAGCCGCAGCATGTCTGATCTTCTCCCTGTAGGTACAGTTTCCTCTGGCTATCAGTGCTATCCATGGGATGTTGGGATGGGGAAGGGAGAATTTAGTGCTACTGTCACATGCCTGTCTGTCCTGCAGAAGTGATGGCATGAACACAAAACCCCTGGCGTCTCTTTTAGGAGAGTGCTCCCCATATCTCCCACATTCACTCTTGTCTGTCTTTATTTCGGATGTCACTGGATCCAGGTAAGTGATGTTGACGAAGGCAGTGTACCATTCCTCTTTCTCTGCCACTGTGAAGTCCAGACACAACAAATGCACGAAGCAAAACGACAGCAGCCATGTAGACAGGGCTAGACTCCGGCAGGCTTGGTTTAGGGACATTGCCATGTTTTCAGAAATGATCCCAAAGAAAAACTAACCGTTTTCAAGCTGGGGAACGTCTTTATCCTGCTTCTCTTTCAGTGCGGCATCACTTGGCAACCCCACAGCACAAATAGAGGGCCTTCAGATAGAAACATGTCTCTGACTAACTCCGTCGTCCTTTAAAAGTGGCTTATAGATGCAGTCCACCATCATGTCGGTTCACCCAGCAGCATTTGCGTCTGTTGTGACGGACCACCAGGGTTGCCAGATATTATTACTAAAACTACACTGTAAAGAAATCGTGCAgtccccaggtgaaaaaaagtaaatttcaataatgtacttaaagtgctccatttttgtgcactaattttgtacttaatatactaaaaattctcctttagtacttcttaagataatcttaagaacatctaagtgtactcaactgtgctattttgagacaccatgaaatatgagtacacttagatgttcttaagattattactgattaaagaagatttttttagtatattaagtacaaaattagtgcgcgaaaatagagcactttaagtacattattgaaaagtttttgtttttgttttttcacctGGGGTTGTTGGAGAATAACACAAGATAGAATTATATATTAAGCAATAAGGGACTCAAAACGTGTTATattgtaatttaataataataacaaaaacaatataaaaactgTCCGGAATCAGCACTACAGAACAATCGCGTGACAAGAAAGAAAGACGCTGATCAAATACTGTAACTTTGcgttttataaattaaatatgtagATTAAGAAAAACCAGGTgcaataaatatgaaaaatattataatatataaatattgtaatCGAATCTGTgactcggatctcctatcaaacggctaaactgatgaaatcactgattcgattcctaacgctccgaagcagtgttttgaaatcagccaacACTATATTGTTggaaagtcattattttgggttttttttgcagcacaaaaagtattctcatcgctttataatattaagatagaactactgaactcacatgaactgttttagatatgtttttagtacgtttatggatcttgagagaggaaatgtcattgctgtgaatgcaggcctcactgagccatcggatttaatcaaaatatcttgtgttccgaagacgaacgaaggccttacaggtgtggaacgacatgagggtgagtaataaattacattattttcatttttgggtgaactaaaccctttaagtaaaagtGTATGAAGCGATTTGGTAGAGTATCTGGCAACCGCTCCATTAGGGACAGCGCAGGACATGTGCGTTGCCCTCCTCTGTGATGGAGTGGGACTGCATCAACTGTAATTCTtctaaataaatacacgatatgggttttaatatatatacatattttaataggATATATCTGTATTAGATTACAATCTAAACAATTCCCGCCACGCAAAAGGCACTAAAGTAAATGTTTGTGGAACTGATAACAGCGCCTAAGTACGTTTCCTACCGGTACGATTGACTGTTACACACACGCACCGGGATCAGCTGTGATCAACTGCCTGTTTTCTACGTGGTTAAACCATTATCCCGGTAAGTTTCATACGACAGACACCGTCGATTGTATGGTGTTGAgctgtaaataaaaacattagttTTTGTAAAAGTGACTGTTAAGCTGAGATGTGTATTAAAGATCATTTATTGAGGTGTCAGGTCACTCGTGTAAGTTCAGTGGAAATCAACAGGAAATCGCAACGTGTTTCATCTTGAATCGAGTAACGTTAAAGGTGTCATATTTGCATTCTGTCTTTGATATTGGAGGTGAACGATGCCTAAGAAGAAGACTGGAGCTCGTAAGAAGGCCGAGAGCCGAAAGGAGCGAGAGAAACAGAGTCGAGCCAATAGAGAGGCTGTTGATGTGGCCAAACACCCATGTAATGGAACCATGGTAAGAGTCTTTCATTCTGCTTCGAcagattattttaataaaaaaatatttcaaaaaggCTTTCAAATAATTTCAGATCTCATTCTCTtcttttaaacttaaaaaagtgAATTTACAAAACTGGAACCTTTTAGGTCTTCGAAATGttactttatttgtattttccAATAGAAAATGAAGCATATttaggatttttattatttacattattcagCACACCCTCCTATTCAAAttctcattattattttttttttttaatatatcttaggaataatactgtaataatgtttacaaattgacagttcttgtgtttttatggaatatcgcattatttattataaattatttatccatgactttaaagggttagttcacccaaaaatgaaaatactgtcatttattattcaccctcatgccgttccacacctgtaagaccttagTTAATCTTTCgtaacgcaaattaagatatttttgttgaaatccgttggctcagggaggcctgcatagggagcaatgacatttcctctctcaagatccattaatgtactaaaaacatatttaaatcagttcatgtgagtacagtggttcaatgttaatattataaagcgacgagaatatttttggtgcgtcaaaaaaacaaaataatgacttatttagtgatggccgatttcaaaacactgcttcaggaagcttcggagcattgtGAATatgtgtgtcgaatcagcggttccgAGCGCTaaaaaagtcacgtgatttcagcagtttgacacgtgacccgaatcatgattcgacacaaaagattcataacgctctggaacggcatgagggtgagtaataaatgacagaattttcatttttgggtgaacgaaccctttaaTCAAGTTACTTCACCTCCTTATTGCAACGCCTCTTCCCTGATGACCTGATTTCTGccatgagggcgggacaacctgtcactcacataagatcaaccaatagcaaaccacaactaATCAATTCCTTATGGAAATAAAAAGCcacgccctacatttgttcttgtttgagaagccatttCGCTCTGATGTACGTCCTAATAGGACTATCG from Megalobrama amblycephala isolate DHTTF-2021 linkage group LG7, ASM1881202v1, whole genome shotgun sequence harbors:
- the rnf150a gene encoding RING finger protein 150a, coding for MAMSLNQACRSLALSTWLLSFCFVHLLCLDFTVAEKEEWYTAFVNITYLDPVTSEIKTDKSECGRYGEHSPKRDARGFVFMPSLLQDRQACDSSTKFSLPHPNIPWIALIARGNCTYREKIRHAAALNASAVVIFNVGSSNSNDTITMPHHGTGDVVAIMIPEPKGREIVALLEKNITVAMHITIGTRNLQKYVSRTSVVFVSISFIVLMIISLAWLVFYYIQRFRYANARDRNQRRLGDAAKKAISKLQVRTIRKGDKETESDFDNCAVCIEDYKPNDVVRILPCRHVFHKNCVDPWLQDHRTCPMCKMNILKALGIPPNTDCSDDIPPDYEMSVSGPPTNPVTGASEVSVGESSVVLDPAVRTIGQSHIYHEMDSFPPAGESNHIASSEHQPSMSNDSDTSLIMPVELVLSDVELQSDPEQDDVKS